The genomic stretch GCCAGGGTCAGGAAGCTCACGCCGCCGAGGTAGACGGCGCCCAGCTCGTTGGCCGTGAGTTCCAGGTCGGGGCGCCGGGTGGTGGGGCGGCAGGCGGCGCCGTCGGGTCCCCCTTCCAGCTCGAAGCGGCCCCGGTTCCAGGGGCAGCTCGCATCCTCCAATTCGAGAACCAGCCGGCCCGATGAAGCGTACCGCCGGGCTGAGAGCGCCGCCGGCGCGTCGATGAGGCGCAGCCAGAGAGAATCGCAGGGGGTGCGTTTCAGGTGGCGCGGGTCGGCCAGCATCCAGAGGAGCGGGTCCTGCAAGGGTCGGTGGCCCGCCTGGACGCAGGTCATCAGGTCCACTCCGAAGCAGAACTGCCAAAGCGCTCTTTCGGCGCGCGCGTTGATGCCGCAGAGTTCGTCCACGGCGACGATCTGGTCCCGGGGGCGGATCCGGTAGAGCGCATAGCCTTCGACGCTGGACCCGTCCCGGTACACGGCACGGATCAACCGGGTCCGGTCCGGGCGATCCTGGTCCTGGGGGTCGCCCAGAGCCTGTTCCCAGCGCGCGGTTCGGCGATGGATGGCCCCGGCTCGCCCATAACAGGCCTGCTCGCGAACCTTCGGCAACAATTCCAGCGCTTCGGACCGGGAAATGTATTCCACCCGTCCTGCGCCCGAGTCGCCGGGGATCATCTGCGTCCGCAGCCGGTCGATGGACCAGGACTCGTGGAAAGTGGCGATCCCATAACCGAAGCGGCCGTAGATGATGCTCTCGGAGGCGTAGAGGCCGGTGGCCGGTTCTCCCCGGTCATGCATGTCCCGGAGCTGGCGGTTCATCATCCGGGTCATGAGCCCCCGCCTCCGGTGCGTGGGCTGGACCGTCACTCCGG from Acidobacteriota bacterium encodes the following:
- a CDS encoding GNAT family N-acetyltransferase produces the protein MSIELRALSAEDYPAWIRAKYSGFGYGIPESQLLNTPVEIDRSLAAYDSGRIVGTINSHTFRLRIPGGWLPMAGVAGVTVQPTHRRRGLMTRMMNRQLRDMHDRGEPATGLYASESIIYGRFGYGIATFHESWSIDRLRTQMIPGDSGAGRVEYISRSEALELLPKVREQACYGRAGAIHRRTARWEQALGDPQDQDRPDRTRLIRAVYRDGSSVEGYALYRIRPRDQIVAVDELCGINARAERALWQFCFGVDLMTCVQAGHRPLQDPLLWMLADPRHLKRTPCDSLWLRLIDAPAALSARRYASSGRLVLELEDASCPWNRGRFELEGGPDGAACRPTTRRPDLELTANELGAVYLGGVSFLTLARASRIRARDPRKLAEADAMFRVTPPPWCSEHF